TTTATGATGTGTGGCTTGATTCTGAAAAGAACGAATTTCCGATGTGTACTGTCATTACCCAAGATTCTTCTTTTTATAGGGATTATTCTTTACCGGTAATTTTAGATGAAGAGGCGATTGAGACGTGGCTTAATCCTAGCGAAACAAGATCTGAGGTGCTACATACCCTTCTTCGCGCACTTCCAGACGCAGACTTGAGGAGCTACTCTGTCAGTCCTTTTATCGAAAATAGGATGCTTGAGACACCGGATTGTATTGAAGAAATCCACCCATCGCTGTCTCTAATTAAAATTTAGCTTTTGACGTAGCAGGATGTGCGAAAAAAGGGGTTCACGGGGTAATGCCTGTGAGCCCCTTTTGCGTATGGATTCAAAGTTAATTATCGATTATCAATAGCTTGAGTTCAGGAGTGATTTTCTCGAAAGAGTAGGGGTCATTCCTTTGTATTTCTTAAACAGCTTTGTAAAATAGTTCGGATTGTCGCAGCCGATTTGTTCTGCAATTTCCGTAACAGACATCGAGCTATCACGCAGCAAGCGCTCCGCTTCATTAATCCGCAGTAAATTAACGAAGTCAATGAAGGTTCTCCCTGTTATTTTCTTAAATATTTTACAGAAGTGAAAGGAGCTCAGATTTACTTTATTCGATGCTTGTTCAACGGATATTTTATGGGACGGGTTCATCTCCAAGTAGCGAATGAGCTGCTTGAACGGCTCAAGCTTGCGGGAAAAAGACTGTTCGGTTGAATGACCAGCGGAACTGCTAGGCTTTATAGATCGGGAGATATGAATGAAGAGAAGCATGAGATGGTTAATAACGGCTAGTCTATAGGCTGGCTTCTTAGATGTGAATTCCTCCATGGCTTGATGCAGCAAGGAAAAAGCTTCAGGGTGAGATGTTGCCGCATCTCCGAGTTTAACCGGAAATGACTGAGTGCCTTCCAAATAGGGCTTTATATAGGTTTGGTAAGTAGAATCTAGAGAGAAATCTTCAAATAACGAGGAGCTAAACACGATGGAAACATACTTAACCGGCTTGTCATCCAAGCTATACCCTACGTGCAGTGCCCCAGAAGGAACGATCAGTACTTCACCTGGAGAGGCTTCATAAGGAATGCTATCAATGAGGAATGATGCACGACCCTCTTGCATGACGATGAATTCGAAATGGGCGTGCCAATGCAAGAACAAAATGTTCTGTTCTTTCTCGACTTGATCTGTGTGGTTGTGGAACATATTGATGGGGAAATTCTTATCTGATAATAGGGTATCTTCCCATAGCTCATCTGAATAGGTCATACTAACCTCCAAATATCATCGAGAACAAGATAAGACTATGTTATCACAGGAATGAGTAGAGAAACTTCATTTTTAGTTAGATATAATAGTGTTTAGTAAGTGCTTCATAACAAAATTAGAGTGATAAATCATACAAAGGAGCTATTATCTCTATGTCATCATTTTATAAAATTGTGGTCGCAGGCTGTGGAGGCATGGCTAATACGTGGATTAATTATGCACTTGGACGTACAGATGTGGAGATCGTCGCTCTAGTCGATATTAAGTTAGAATTCGCTCAAGCGATGGCGGAACGACATGGACTAACTTGCCTAACTTACACGGACATTAAACATGCAATTGAAGAAACGGGAGCAAATTTGGTATTTGACATTACGATTCCTGCCAGCCATTTTGCAATTAGTACGGCCGCGATGGAGCTGGGATGTGACGTTTTCACGGAAAAACCGTTGGCCGAGTCGCTTGAGGAATGTTTAGAGATTATTCGGATCTCCAATCGGACTGGGCGTACACATACCGTTATGCAGAATCGACGTTACGATGTCCGTATTCGAGCTTTGCGTGAGCTGATTTCCGACGGACATATTGGGAAACCGGGTTACGCTGGAGCAGACTTCTTCTTGGCACCGCATTTTGGGGGCTTCCGTGACGCGATGGCAAGCCCTTTATTGTTGGATATGGCCATTCATACTTTTGATCAAGCCCGCCTTATACTAGGGGCAGATCCGGTATCTGTCTACTGTCAGGAATTTAACCCCGCGGGTTCATGGTATAGCGGACAGGCGGCTGCTATATGTATTTTTGAAATGTCGGATGGATCGATCTTCTGCTACAGGGGCTCATGGTGCGCTGAAGGTGCGCAAACCTCGTGGGAAGCTTCGTGGCGTGTTACTGGTGAGAAAGGAACGGCGATCTGGGACGGGGTAAACAATCCTTACGCTGAAGTAGTTGCGCCCGTTGATCAGGAGGGGAGATTTATTCGTGAGTATACTCGGATTGAGATAACGGAGGAGCTTGAGCAGGTTAGGCCTTTTCACGAAAGCTGTTTGGACGAAATATTCACAGCGCTGAAGGAAGGAAGAAAAGCAGAAACAGATTGCAGCGACAATATTCATAGCATGGCTATGGTTTTTGGTGCAATTGAAAGCTCAAGATTGGGTCGGAAAATAGCAATCGCTGAGCTGATGGGGAGCGAGGAAGTCCAATAATGGTCGATTGTTGATGCCGATTGATGTCATGTATAATGGTTGCTATGACCAAAGCGTGGAGGGAATTCAATGGCACAGCTTTATTTTAAATACGGGACGATGAATAGCGGAAAATCCTTTGAAATTATTAAGGTTGCCCACAATTATGAGGAGCAGGGGAAGCCTGTGCTTATTTTCACCCCCTCGATTGATACGAGGAACGGCTCGGATAAGGTTGGATCAAGAGTCGGATTTACGCGACAGGCTATTTCAGTTGATGAGGATACGAATTTATTTGATTCTGTGAAAACGCAGCTTTCCGGCTCTGGCCGATTTTTCTGCGTACTCGTAGATGAAGCGCAGTGGTTGAAGAAGCATCATATTGTAGAGCTAGCTCGTGTTGTGGACGAACTGAATGTGCCGGTAATGGCATTCGGGTTGAAAAATGATTTTCAGAATGAGCTGTTTGAAGGCAGCTATCATTTGCTCGTATATGCGGATAAAATCGAGGAAATCAAGACGATTTGCTGGTACTGCGACCGTAAAGCGACGATGGTCATTAGGTTCAAGGACGGCTCACCTGTAAATGAAGGCAACCAAATTCAAGTCGGCGGCAGCGAAGACTACAAACCAGTTTGCCGCCGCTGCTACAATGAGGCATTCAAGCAAAAGTAACCCGTGTGGGGCTGAGGCGGGGCCCAGAAAGAGCGTAGCCTGATCTCAGATAGAACGAGCGTAGCGGGGGCCGAGATAGAGCGCAGCCGGAGCTGGGCTCCCGCCATTGTAGCAAAACGCGACGATGATGAGTCAGGGAGCCGATTTGTTTCGCTCAAAGTAGCAAAATGCGACGATGATGAGCCTGGGAGCCGATTTGTTTCGCTCAAAGTAGCAAAACGCGACAATGACGAGCTCAAGCGTCGATCCATCCCCGCTCAAAGCAGCAAAATGCAACTATAACGAGTTCAAGCGCCGATCCATCCCGCTCAAAGTAGCAAAATGCAACTATAACGAGCTCAAGCGCCGATCCATCTCGCTCAAAGTAGCAAAACGCGACAATGACGAGCTCAAGCGTCAATCCACCCCGCTCAAAGTAGCGAAATGCAACTATAACGAGCCAAAGAGTTAATTGCCCCCGCTCAAAGTAGCAAAACGCGACAATGACGAGCCAAAGAGTCGATCCGCCCCGCTCAAAGTAGCAAAACGCGACGATGACGAGGCAAACCTCCTCAGCCATGTGCCTCAATCCAGTCAAGCTGCTCGAAAAATCGCTAAACTCCCACCACGCGTACCTAATCCAGTAATCTGAGTTGCTCGAAACAAACATACAGCCTCCAACAACCGCCTTCCTCTCCGAAACCCAGTAGCTCAAAAAGATCGAACAGTATCCACCACTAACTCAATATCCCATTGCCAATCTCTACTCATAGTCACAATCGCAACCCAACAAACTAGTTAGTTTTCTGCGAGAGAGTTTCTTGGTGCGGGAATCAGGGGCTTTAAGTAGAGGGAGGTTGCTAGTGCGGAATCAGGGACATGGGTGTAAATAAGATTACATTCGGGATGCAGCCAACTAACTTGAACTGCGGACTTGAACTGCGGACTTGAACTGCTGAGTGAAAGGGATAATGGAAAGAGAGGTTACTACTCCAAGACTACGGTACAGTCGAGTTTTAGAGTGATGGGCTGGTGAATATCGAATGGGCAATGAAACAATCGGCGAGATTTAATGCACATCTGGGCTCATAGTCACACTCGCAACTCAACAAACTAGTTAGTTTTCTGCCGAGGGGGAGTTTCTTGACTCGGAAACGGGGGCATGGATGTGAGTTTCTTTTCAACCAAGGGAGTTACCTGGTGCGCGAATCAGGGGCTTTCAGTAGAGGGCGGTTGCTAGTGAGAAATCAGTGACATGGGTGTGAATAAGGGGGATGAATAAGCATCATCAGGGATGCAAGCCAACTAACCTGATCTTCTGCTGAGTGAAGGGGATAGTGGCAAGAGAGGCTGCTACTCAAGAACTCCGGTAAGGCGAGATTTAATACGATAGGTTGGGTGAATAACAGATGTGCAATGAAACTATCAGCTACAATATAATCTTTTTTATTTTCCGAACATAGAATTAACTGAAAACATTGTCGATATCCGTGTAAGCAATTACAATGGTAGTATATTGAAAATATAGGCATATAGAATGTGGGGATTATTAATGGCTGAGAACAATAAAGAATGGATTAAGCTTTGGTCGGAGGGTGCTCCGGGGGCGCAAGGTAATGGGGATGAGGATACACCAGCAATTATGGCCTATCCGGTAAATGGAGAAGTAAAAGGAGCAGTGATTGTCTGCCCTGGCGGTGGATACGCTATGCGGGCGGATCACGAGGGTGAGCCGATTGCACTGTGGTTGAACAGCATCGGAATACCTGCATTTGTATTGAGATACAGAGTTGCTCCATATCGATATCCTTCCGCGCTGACTGACGTACAAAGGGCTGTTCGTTACGTCAGGCACCACGCTGACCAATATGGTATTCAAGGAAGTAGGGTTGGTGTCCTCGGCTTCTCCGCAGGCGGACACTTGACTGCCTCGATTGGTACTCACTTTGATTTGGGCAATCCGAATGCTACGGACCCTATAGATAGGCATTCATGCCGTCCAGATGCGATTATTCCTTGTTATCCAGTTATTACCTTTAAGCCGCCTTTTTACCATAAGGGTTCGATGCTGAATCTCCTTGGTGACAGTCCCGATCCGGAATTAATAGAGTATCTAAGCTTAGAAGAAAAGGTCACTCCAGATACTCCGCCGACCTTCCTATGGCATACTGCTGACGATGATGGAGTTGTGGTAGAGAACTCTTTCCTATTCGCCACTGCGCTAAGAAAAAATAATGTCCCATTTGACTTGCACGTATTTGAAAAAGGTCCTCATGGAATGGGTTTAGGAGAACAAGATCCTCATGTTGCGTCTTGGACAACTGTTTGCGGCTTATGGCTTAAGAAACAGCAATTTTAAGTTAGGAGCTACCTGATGCTTTTTGTTTGGATTGCTTTATGGGCGGTTGCTCTCATATTAATTGTTGCGGATTATCGTTCACCTGTTAACCGCTGGCTTAGTGCGGTTGCTTTGTTCGGAGGAGCCGGGGCGTTGGCTGCCACACTCGCTGACGTCTTTATTCCTTACCTTCATTCGAATCATCCGCAGCAAAAGCTAGAAAATATATTGTATAACGTCCAGGCCGGAGCTTCGTTATCATCCTATTATGGGCTACCCTATTCTTATGTGCTATTTGCTATGGCGTATAAGGCTGTTAACTTATCCCGCTCTAATCAGCGAAAAGTTGCTCTTATTTTGCTAGCGCCAATTGTTCTGTGCATTATTTTTACGCCTCCATACAATGAATATCATCCGATTAGTCACTCTATCGTTGTGTGGTGGGCGGTGCCTTATTTTCTAATTGGAACGTGTCTGGTATTGACCAAGAAGTCTCAGAACTACTCGATATCTCATACTCATTGGATCACATGCCTAGCCGTTCTGCCACCGATTCTATTCAGCATGATTATGAGCTATGTACTTCCAAGCTTCGGAATATTGAGAATGTGGAAATATAACGTCTGGTTCGTGAGTATTGGAGTTCTTGTGTTTCTAATTGGACTGTTTACCTATGGATTCTTAGGGATTCGGGTTCTAATAGACAGGCGCAGGCTTGCCTCTACGCTCAGGGCCGTTACCTCGGGAACTGCAATTCTTCATCATGCGATCAAGAACGATGTAGGCAAAATGCGACTATTTACTGAGAAAATGAGGAACTATGCCGAAACAACAAATCAACCTGAGCTAGTGGAAGATATTCATGTCATTCAAACTGCATCCCATCACATACAGGATATGATTTCACGGGTTCATCACCGTACGGAGGATCTTGTCATACAGCCAAGAGAGGTTGATCTAGAAGCTCTTGTCCGAGGAACAATCAAACCCTTCGAGCCGTTACTGCAACAGATTAAGCTTGAAGTCACGTTTCCCCAAGGCTGGCTGTGCACAGTAGATCCCGCGCAAGTGGGAGAAGCGCTTAACAATATTATTTCTAACGCAATCGATGCAATGAAAGGCTCGGGCAATCTTTCCATTACGCTACATGAAGCGAAGAGAGAATTAAGCTTGGAGGTTCGTGATACCGGCTCCGGGATGGATAAGGCACAGACAGCTAAAGCGTTAGAGCCTTTCTACACGACGAAAAGCAGCAAAGAAACGAACTTTGGACTTGGGTTACCATATGCGTACTATGTCATGCGTAAGCATGGTGGGTCCCTTCATATTCGCAGCAAGCTGGGTGTTGGTACGCGAATTTATTTGATCTTTCCGAAGCGCAATGTAAATGCAGTTAGGAAACTGCCAGAGACTGTGGTTATGGAAGGGAGGACAGCTCATGGATAATATTAAAGTCTGGATTGTCGAGGATGATAAAGACTGGCTCCGAGGACTGAAATCATTTCTAGGAGCACAGTCTGGGATTGAGGTTATTTTTACTGCGGATAATCCCGAAGCAGTCAGGCAAGCGCTTGAAAGTGAAGCCCATGAGGCTGACGTCGTACTCATGGATATTATGCTGGATGGAGTTCCTGCAGGAATTACGCTGGCTGAAGAAGTGGCGCTATCAATTGGGGCTAGAGTGATCATGCTGACCTCTATGGAAGAGAAAGAATTTATTTTCAGCGCATTTCAAGCAGGAGCTATCGACTATCAGATCAAATCTGATTTCGAAGCTCTACCAGATGCGATTAAAGCAGCAGCAAGGCGGGAATCACCGATTAGCTCATCAGCTGCCGAACAAATGCGTGAGGAATTTCGTCGCTTAAAGCGTCTGGAGCGGGAATTCGAAGTAAAGAAAATGCAAGATTTAATTACACCCTCTGAGCTTGAACTGCTCAAGCTTATAGACAAGGGCTATACCCAAACCGAAATCGCAAGTCGCCTTGTCATATCGATTCGAACGGTTAAAAATCACGTTAATCATGTGCTCAAGAAGCTAGGCTCCAAAGGCTCCAAGGAAGCAGCTAAAGAGGCGAAAGATATGGGGCTACTGTAGGCAAAGCCTCATCCTTTCTTTCGCTCCTTTCCTTCGGCCCTTACCCGCGCAACCATGTCCACTTATATTCTTGTCATCTCTAGGGTACCTTATAAAGTTGGTACTTTTTTTTTCGTACATATTTTCTAGAATAAAGTGATCAAGTAAATCTTACTCTAGGAAAGAGGAAATGGGATGACATTCGTACCCTTCTCATGGGCGCATCTGTTAGGGCTTGCCATAGCGGTCGTTACTGTTGTGGTCATGGTTAGCTTTAGGGAGAAGTTAAGGGAGCCTAAAAATAATCGCAAAGCCAGATATGGACTTGTCATTGTGCTGGTTGGCTGCGAGATATCCCTTCAAGTGTGGTATGGTCTTACGGACAACTGGGGCCTGCAATCCTTACCCTTCCAATTATGCAGCATGATGATGTGGTTATCCGCATTGCTGTTACTGACACGAAACCGTAAGCTCTATGAAATCACCTTTTTCCTAGGCATCATGGGAGCTCTTCAAGCGCTGCTTACGCCAAACCTCGATGCTTCATTTCCGCAATTCCGCTATTTCCACTTTTTCATTGCACATACCGCCATAATCGCAGCAAGTGTTTTTCTAACTGTTATTGAACGCTATAGACCCACTTTCTTTTCCGTATTCAGAGCTCTTGGATGGTTGCATGTTTTAGCTATACCAGCGGCGATTACCAATACTCTGACCGGAAGCAACTTCATGTTTCTCGCTCGAAAGCCGGATACAGCTTCCATACTGGATTTGCTGGCACCATGGCCTTGGTATTTGCTCGAACTGGAGCTCGTTGCGGTTATACTTTGCTTAGCTATGTTTGGTATTGTCCTTGTTATGGACCGTTTGTTTCTGAAGGAAGAGAGGCCGGATGAGCGTCCAAGTAGCTAAATGTGTGATCATTATCACAGCACCAAAATCGTCATAAGTGTAAAGTAACCTTATTAAATCCAACTCAACAAGTCATTGAGGGGGGAGTGAGTATGGAGACAGAAGCTTTAGCTAAAGTTGAGCAGCTGGCTTTGAAGAAGCTGAAGGTGTTTAAGCAGAGCCGATTACGTTACCTTTCCCGTTCCATGCTAGCCAGCATGTTTATCGGTTTCGGAGTTATAGTTGCATTCAAAACGGGTAGTTATTTCTATAACGTGCATTCACCGTTCACTTATCCAATGGCGGCAATTACCTTCGGAGCGGCGATCATTCTGATCTCGTATGGGGGCGGCGATCTATTTACGGGGGACACCTTCTACTACTCCTACGCGGCGCTTCGCAAAAAAATCAAATGGACAACGACGGTTAAGCTTTGGCTTTGGAGCTATGGGGGAAACGTGTTAGGAGCTGCGGTTTTTGCCTTTCTTATCTATACAACGGGCCTATTCAAGGAAGCGAGCGTTAATGAATTCCTTCTCAGTGTAGTAGATAAGAAAATGCATACGCCAACCATTGAGCTATTTTTCCGGGGAATTCTATGTAATTGGCTAGTATGTCTGGCTTTCTTCATTCCGATGTCCATGAAGGAAGACGGAGCTAAGATGTTCGCGATGATGCTGTTCGTATTTTGCTTCTTTATCTCGGGCTATGAGCATAGCATTGCTAATCTATGTACGTTTGCTATTGCCCTTGTTTTAAATCACCCTGGAACAATTTCCTTCAGTGGTGTGATGCACAATCTCATTCCAGTAACACTCGGAAACTTGATTGGTGGCGGGGTTCTCATGAGCTATATGTACTATTATGTGAATAAGCCTTTTCTGGAAGATACGAAAATTGAACATAAACAATAGTCTGGAGGAATTTTAAAATGAAAAAAACAAGAGTTGTTGTTATAGGAACAGGAGCAGTGGGCTCTACGACTGCGTATACGTTGCTGCTTCGGAATCGTATGGATGAGTTGGTGCTTATTGATGCCAATCACAACAAGGCTGTCGGTGACGCGCTAGATATGAACCATGGGATGCCTTTTACTGGGGGCGCTAAGCTATGGGCGGGAACTTATGAGGATTGCCGAGAGGCTGACATTATTATCATTACGGCAGGGGCCGCCCAGAGAGATGGAGAAACCCGTGTTGATCTGCTCAAAAGGAACGTATCTATTTTCGATAGCATTATTGAAGAGGTGTCAAAGGTTAACACTCAGGCGATCTTGTTAATTGCTTCTAATCCTGTTGACATTATGAGCTACTTTACATGGCGGAAGCTGCAGTGGCCTATAAACCGAATTATCGGATCAGGCACATTGCTGGATAGCGCGAGATTCCGTTATCTAATCGGGGAGAAGCTCGATATTGATCCTCGTAGCGTGCATGCTCATATTGTTGGGGAGCATGGCGATTCGGAGCTACCGTTGTGGAGCCTAGCCAATGTGGCCGGAGCTCAGCTGCAGCTTAGTGATGAAGATAAAGAAGATATTTTCACGAATACGCGTGATGCTGCTTACCAGATTATTGATGCCAAAGGCGCTACATATTATGCGATTGCCCTTGCGCTTGATCGGATTTGCACAGCCATTTTGCGAGACGAAGGTGCTGTGCTGAACGTGTCCACATTGCTGCAGGATTATCACGGTATTTCTGACGTGTACTTGGGTGTACCGTGTATCGTAGATCGCCAGGGTGTGAGAGAGGTCATGAATATTACGATAACCGACAGTGAGAAGGAGCTTCTTCAATGTTCGGCTAATAAGCTTAAGGGACTAATCGAATCCATTTCACCTGAAGCTTAAACCAAAAAGCATTTATGTTTCTTATATTTCTAACAATTAAATCTATCCTATCGGCTATTAAAAATGTACAATAATGGAGTCTTTATTTCATTATATTACCATTACACATTTAACCGATCAGGGGAGAGACGACAATGCTGCTGCAAAAAGGTCAGAAGCTGCTATTCATTGGAGATTCGATTACGGATTGTGAGCGGGCGAGACCAGCTGGGGAAGGCTTGTTTAATGCGTTAGGGAGAGGCTATGTATCTTTGGTAGATGCCTTGCTACAGGCCGTATATCCGGAGCTTGGCATTCGTGTAATTAACGTAGGATCAAGCGGGAATAATGTGCTTGATTTGAAAGCGAGATGGCAAGAGGATGTGCTTGATCGTAAGCCGGACTGCTTATCGATTATGATCGGGACGAACGATGTATGGAGGCAATATGATACGCCGTTTATTACCGAGGGACATGTATATGCGGACACTTATGAAGCAACTCTTCGTTCGTTGGTGAAGGAAACTAAACCCCTTGTAAGCAACCTTGTACTAATGACGCCTTTCTACTTGGAACGCAATGAACAGGACGCTATGCGCCATACGATGGATGAGTACGGAGCAATTGTTAAGAAAATTGCAGAGGAAAGTGACTCATTATTCGTGGATACGCAAGCAGCATTTAACCTTGTGCTAAAGGATCTGTATCCTGCGACATTGGCATGGGATCGTGTTCACCCTTCACAAGCGGGACATGCAGTATTAGCAAGAGCATTCCTGAACAAAATCGGATTTGAATGGAATAGAGGATAGGAATAGAAACCGACAACACTTGCTGGAGCGAGGTTGGCGGTTTTTATTTGTTTATCTTGAAACGCTCCAGATGATGTGTTAAGTTTTCTTGAATAAGAATTTCCCTCTGCTTAGAGCCCATTAAGTCAAAGTGGGGAAAAGGGGGGCGGAGATGAATGTATTTAGGATTTAATCCATGCGTGATGCACCAATTCTTTAATCTTTCGAGATTAGCATTCCCTACCTTGGTTACGGTCTGTATTTCAGGAAACCGAGCGTCGTACCAATAATGGGTCAAGAAGGCGGTTTCCCCGCGTGTTACCGACTTTTTCCATTCATTAAGTTCATTTCTTGTAATACCGAAAGCCACTTTGCTTCATCCTTTGCCTCTTAGTCATTGAAGATTTCATCATGAAAGTAGTATAGCACGGTTTAAGGAATGAAGATGGATTAGACGGGGTGGATAATAGACAGCATGGATATTTTTGTGCATATACTTTTGAATAACATACTACCTTTATCGATTATTATTGGCTTGGGAATTGTTCTACACAAAATTTTTAACTTGGAT
This portion of the Cohnella abietis genome encodes:
- a CDS encoding Gfo/Idh/MocA family protein; amino-acid sequence: MSSFYKIVVAGCGGMANTWINYALGRTDVEIVALVDIKLEFAQAMAERHGLTCLTYTDIKHAIEETGANLVFDITIPASHFAISTAAMELGCDVFTEKPLAESLEECLEIIRISNRTGRTHTVMQNRRYDVRIRALRELISDGHIGKPGYAGADFFLAPHFGGFRDAMASPLLLDMAIHTFDQARLILGADPVSVYCQEFNPAGSWYSGQAAAICIFEMSDGSIFCYRGSWCAEGAQTSWEASWRVTGEKGTAIWDGVNNPYAEVVAPVDQEGRFIREYTRIEITEELEQVRPFHESCLDEIFTALKEGRKAETDCSDNIHSMAMVFGAIESSRLGRKIAIAELMGSEEVQ
- a CDS encoding SGNH/GDSL hydrolase family protein, which codes for MLLQKGQKLLFIGDSITDCERARPAGEGLFNALGRGYVSLVDALLQAVYPELGIRVINVGSSGNNVLDLKARWQEDVLDRKPDCLSIMIGTNDVWRQYDTPFITEGHVYADTYEATLRSLVKETKPLVSNLVLMTPFYLERNEQDAMRHTMDEYGAIVKKIAEESDSLFVDTQAAFNLVLKDLYPATLAWDRVHPSQAGHAVLARAFLNKIGFEWNRG
- a CDS encoding thymidine kinase, whose product is MAQLYFKYGTMNSGKSFEIIKVAHNYEEQGKPVLIFTPSIDTRNGSDKVGSRVGFTRQAISVDEDTNLFDSVKTQLSGSGRFFCVLVDEAQWLKKHHIVELARVVDELNVPVMAFGLKNDFQNELFEGSYHLLVYADKIEEIKTICWYCDRKATMVIRFKDGSPVNEGNQIQVGGSEDYKPVCRRCYNEAFKQK
- a CDS encoding response regulator transcription factor, which produces MDNIKVWIVEDDKDWLRGLKSFLGAQSGIEVIFTADNPEAVRQALESEAHEADVVLMDIMLDGVPAGITLAEEVALSIGARVIMLTSMEEKEFIFSAFQAGAIDYQIKSDFEALPDAIKAAARRESPISSSAAEQMREEFRRLKRLEREFEVKKMQDLITPSELELLKLIDKGYTQTEIASRLVISIRTVKNHVNHVLKKLGSKGSKEAAKEAKDMGLL
- a CDS encoding sensor histidine kinase, which translates into the protein MLFVWIALWAVALILIVADYRSPVNRWLSAVALFGGAGALAATLADVFIPYLHSNHPQQKLENILYNVQAGASLSSYYGLPYSYVLFAMAYKAVNLSRSNQRKVALILLAPIVLCIIFTPPYNEYHPISHSIVVWWAVPYFLIGTCLVLTKKSQNYSISHTHWITCLAVLPPILFSMIMSYVLPSFGILRMWKYNVWFVSIGVLVFLIGLFTYGFLGIRVLIDRRRLASTLRAVTSGTAILHHAIKNDVGKMRLFTEKMRNYAETTNQPELVEDIHVIQTASHHIQDMISRVHHRTEDLVIQPREVDLEALVRGTIKPFEPLLQQIKLEVTFPQGWLCTVDPAQVGEALNNIISNAIDAMKGSGNLSITLHEAKRELSLEVRDTGSGMDKAQTAKALEPFYTTKSSKETNFGLGLPYAYYVMRKHGGSLHIRSKLGVGTRIYLIFPKRNVNAVRKLPETVVMEGRTAHG
- a CDS encoding L-lactate dehydrogenase, with the translated sequence MKKTRVVVIGTGAVGSTTAYTLLLRNRMDELVLIDANHNKAVGDALDMNHGMPFTGGAKLWAGTYEDCREADIIIITAGAAQRDGETRVDLLKRNVSIFDSIIEEVSKVNTQAILLIASNPVDIMSYFTWRKLQWPINRIIGSGTLLDSARFRYLIGEKLDIDPRSVHAHIVGEHGDSELPLWSLANVAGAQLQLSDEDKEDIFTNTRDAAYQIIDAKGATYYAIALALDRICTAILRDEGAVLNVSTLLQDYHGISDVYLGVPCIVDRQGVREVMNITITDSEKELLQCSANKLKGLIESISPEA
- a CDS encoding alpha/beta hydrolase: MAENNKEWIKLWSEGAPGAQGNGDEDTPAIMAYPVNGEVKGAVIVCPGGGYAMRADHEGEPIALWLNSIGIPAFVLRYRVAPYRYPSALTDVQRAVRYVRHHADQYGIQGSRVGVLGFSAGGHLTASIGTHFDLGNPNATDPIDRHSCRPDAIIPCYPVITFKPPFYHKGSMLNLLGDSPDPELIEYLSLEEKVTPDTPPTFLWHTADDDGVVVENSFLFATALRKNNVPFDLHVFEKGPHGMGLGEQDPHVASWTTVCGLWLKKQQF
- a CDS encoding YwaF family protein; translated protein: MTFVPFSWAHLLGLAIAVVTVVVMVSFREKLREPKNNRKARYGLVIVLVGCEISLQVWYGLTDNWGLQSLPFQLCSMMMWLSALLLLTRNRKLYEITFFLGIMGALQALLTPNLDASFPQFRYFHFFIAHTAIIAASVFLTVIERYRPTFFSVFRALGWLHVLAIPAAITNTLTGSNFMFLARKPDTASILDLLAPWPWYLLELELVAVILCLAMFGIVLVMDRLFLKEERPDERPSS
- a CDS encoding AraC family transcriptional regulator, translating into MTYSDELWEDTLLSDKNFPINMFHNHTDQVEKEQNILFLHWHAHFEFIVMQEGRASFLIDSIPYEASPGEVLIVPSGALHVGYSLDDKPVKYVSIVFSSSLFEDFSLDSTYQTYIKPYLEGTQSFPVKLGDAATSHPEAFSLLHQAMEEFTSKKPAYRLAVINHLMLLFIHISRSIKPSSSAGHSTEQSFSRKLEPFKQLIRYLEMNPSHKISVEQASNKVNLSSFHFCKIFKKITGRTFIDFVNLLRINEAERLLRDSSMSVTEIAEQIGCDNPNYFTKLFKKYKGMTPTLSRKSLLNSSY
- a CDS encoding formate/nitrite transporter family protein, which encodes METEALAKVEQLALKKLKVFKQSRLRYLSRSMLASMFIGFGVIVAFKTGSYFYNVHSPFTYPMAAITFGAAIILISYGGGDLFTGDTFYYSYAALRKKIKWTTTVKLWLWSYGGNVLGAAVFAFLIYTTGLFKEASVNEFLLSVVDKKMHTPTIELFFRGILCNWLVCLAFFIPMSMKEDGAKMFAMMLFVFCFFISGYEHSIANLCTFAIALVLNHPGTISFSGVMHNLIPVTLGNLIGGGVLMSYMYYYVNKPFLEDTKIEHKQ